Below is a window of Kiritimatiellia bacterium DNA.
AAACCTGAGCCCGGCCGTGCTGGAACAGGTGCGCCTGCTCTCCAACCTGGAGACGGATCAGAACAAACTGCTCCAGATAGTGCTTTGCGGCCAACCCGAATTGAGACAGAGACTGGCTTCTCCCGATTTGCGCCAGTTGCGCCAGAGGATAACCGTGCGTTACCATCTTTTGCCCTTGAACGAATCGGAGACAATCCGTTATATTGAATACCGCCTGAAAATGGCGGGTTGGAGCGAGGGCCGATTATTTCTGGAAAAAGCCGTGCGCCGGATTCATAATTACGCGCGCGGCATACCGAGGCTGATTAACTCGGTCTGCGACATAGCCTTGCTGGCCGGATACGTGGCCAGTTCGGCGGCAATTGACGTTGATTGTGTCAAGAAAGCCATCAAGCAATTGGAAGGGCAGCCATGAGTCTGTTGCAGGAAGCTTTAAAAAGAAAAGAGAATGAAGAATCCCGGAACGTCCCCGCGGCGGCCGGCGCGGAAACAGCCCCGGAAAACCCGCCGGTCGGCGGC
It encodes the following:
- a CDS encoding AAA family ATPase, with translation MYLEYYGLKEAPFNLTPDPKFLFFTPNHREAFNHLIYGIRNRKGFVELTGEVGSGKTTICRAVLASLAPGIKTSLILNPFLTENQLLRSILNDFGLKVKGRDRLTNIETLNSFLLENLQSGNNVALIIDEAQNLSPAVLEQVRLLSNLETDQNKLLQIVLCGQPELRQRLASPDLRQLRQRITVRYHLLPLNESETIRYIEYRLKMAGWSEGRLFLEKAVRRIHNYARGIPRLINSVCDIALLAGYVASSAAIDVDCVKKAIKQLEGQP